A region from the Halosolutus gelatinilyticus genome encodes:
- a CDS encoding PAS domain S-box protein: MESSDSTSDISRGDVRRFFAQLDEPSRPVTTAEVADELECPQETVRRTLQILAERGTIRTRNVDETTRVWWRPSETERPGRRPDGKEFTALVDAVEDYAIFMLNPDGRIVSWNEGAKRIKGYAADDIVGDHFSTFYTDSDVDDGVPDRNLKAATRDGRVEDEGWRVRRDGSRFWANVTITAIRADDGSLRGFTKVTRDMTERREHEQRLRRERDLVERILETVPVSILVSTADGEIVRTNRQLLDGLGVDESALDDSDLGSWDVYDDDGNPIPTDELPWMHVAETGAAVTDYQCQVDVPNLDRRWLSINAAPIADSSRDGRVVFSVVDITEQKERERQLRRESEQTEKLLRTAPIAIAVQNADGDTVMANRRAQDALGLSERELIDEPDDADEWDVYDADGNPLDPSDTPSARVAATGGAVRNEELIIDPPDGDRIQFHVNAVPLFGSDGEVERIVVAGEDITELKDRERQLEQRKAELETELSEIFGRITDAFYALDNDWQFTHVNERAEELLDFQNRGLVGERVWEVFDWTADTRLREEYERAMETQEPASFEFYYPEPLDAWFEIHAYPSETGLSVYFRDVTERKRREHELAERERQLSTLMDNVPGMVYRCRNERGWPMEFVSDACREITGYEPEALERGDISFGDDVIVEADRDDVWEAIQRTVDDREPFSVTYRIETACGDRRWVRSYGRGIFDDDALISLEGIITDVTERKRLERELKESERRYRTLVEHFPNGAVALVDDELRYQTIGGTPLNAADVTTGSQNGTLVEEVLTPPLAAELVPRYEAALEGESDSFELDLDGQVYQFQFVPIHDDDGDVFAALGMSQDITERRGYERKLEESNERLEQFAYAASHDLQEPLRMVTSYLQLIERRYEDALDDDGREFIEFAVDGADRMREMIDGLLEYSRIETQGDPFEPVDLDPVLTDVLDDLTIQIAESDAEIAVGPLPRVVGDPSQLRQVFQNLLDNAIEYSGDEPPRVHVAAERAGSMWEVSVRDEGIGIDSEDTERVFEVFQRLHSRKEHDGTGIGLALCQRIVERHGGEIRVDSERGEGTTFSFTLPTAGDRGE; encoded by the coding sequence ATGGAATCCTCGGATTCGACGTCAGATATCTCTCGGGGGGACGTTCGGCGGTTTTTCGCGCAGTTAGACGAGCCGTCCAGACCGGTCACGACCGCCGAAGTCGCCGACGAACTGGAGTGTCCACAAGAGACCGTCCGTCGGACCCTACAGATTCTCGCCGAACGAGGAACGATCCGGACGAGGAACGTCGACGAAACGACGCGCGTCTGGTGGCGTCCGTCCGAGACGGAGCGGCCCGGCCGGCGGCCCGACGGGAAGGAGTTTACCGCCCTCGTCGACGCGGTCGAGGACTACGCGATTTTCATGCTCAATCCCGACGGTCGCATCGTCTCCTGGAACGAGGGCGCCAAACGGATCAAGGGGTACGCCGCAGACGATATCGTCGGCGATCATTTCTCCACGTTCTACACCGATTCCGACGTCGACGACGGCGTCCCCGATCGAAACCTCAAGGCGGCGACGAGGGACGGACGCGTCGAAGACGAGGGATGGCGAGTCCGTCGGGACGGCTCTCGGTTCTGGGCCAACGTCACGATCACCGCGATCCGCGCCGACGACGGATCGCTGCGGGGATTCACGAAGGTCACCCGCGACATGACCGAACGCCGCGAGCACGAGCAGCGGCTGCGGCGAGAACGAGACCTCGTCGAACGGATCCTCGAGACCGTTCCGGTCAGTATTCTCGTGAGTACGGCCGACGGCGAAATCGTCCGCACCAACCGGCAACTGCTCGACGGACTCGGCGTCGACGAATCGGCGCTCGACGACTCCGATCTCGGATCGTGGGACGTCTACGACGACGACGGCAACCCGATTCCGACCGACGAGTTACCGTGGATGCACGTCGCCGAGACCGGGGCGGCCGTGACCGACTACCAGTGTCAGGTCGACGTTCCGAATCTCGACCGCCGGTGGCTCTCGATCAACGCGGCGCCGATCGCCGACTCCTCGCGCGACGGGCGCGTCGTCTTCTCCGTCGTCGACATCACCGAGCAGAAAGAACGCGAGCGTCAGCTCCGCCGCGAGTCCGAACAGACCGAGAAGCTGTTGCGAACGGCGCCGATCGCGATCGCCGTCCAGAACGCCGACGGGGACACGGTGATGGCGAACCGGCGAGCGCAAGACGCCCTGGGACTCTCCGAACGGGAGCTCATCGACGAACCCGACGACGCCGACGAGTGGGACGTCTACGACGCGGACGGAAATCCGCTCGACCCGAGCGACACGCCGTCGGCGCGAGTCGCAGCGACCGGTGGCGCGGTGCGAAACGAGGAGCTGATCATCGATCCGCCGGACGGCGATCGGATCCAGTTTCACGTGAACGCGGTACCGTTGTTCGGCTCCGACGGCGAGGTCGAGCGGATCGTCGTGGCCGGCGAGGACATCACCGAACTCAAGGATCGCGAACGCCAGCTCGAGCAGCGAAAGGCGGAACTCGAGACCGAGCTGAGCGAGATCTTCGGGCGGATCACCGACGCCTTCTACGCGCTCGACAACGACTGGCAGTTCACGCACGTCAACGAGCGCGCCGAGGAGCTGCTCGACTTCCAGAACCGGGGACTGGTCGGGGAACGCGTCTGGGAGGTCTTCGACTGGACCGCCGACACGCGACTCCGCGAGGAGTACGAGCGAGCGATGGAGACACAGGAGCCGGCGTCGTTCGAGTTCTACTATCCGGAGCCGCTGGACGCGTGGTTCGAAATCCACGCCTATCCGTCGGAGACCGGCCTCTCGGTCTACTTCCGGGACGTCACCGAACGCAAGCGTCGCGAGCACGAACTCGCGGAGCGGGAGCGCCAGCTCTCGACGCTAATGGACAACGTCCCTGGGATGGTCTATCGCTGTCGCAACGAACGGGGGTGGCCGATGGAGTTCGTGAGCGACGCCTGCCGCGAGATCACTGGCTACGAACCCGAGGCGCTCGAGCGAGGCGACATATCGTTCGGAGACGACGTCATCGTCGAGGCGGATCGCGACGACGTCTGGGAGGCAATCCAGCGAACGGTCGACGACCGGGAGCCGTTCTCCGTGACCTACCGCATCGAGACCGCGTGCGGAGACCGCCGCTGGGTCCGGTCTTACGGGCGCGGAATCTTCGACGACGACGCCCTCATCAGCCTGGAGGGGATCATCACCGACGTCACGGAGCGGAAACGCCTCGAGAGAGAACTGAAGGAGTCGGAACGTCGGTACCGGACGCTCGTCGAACACTTCCCGAACGGCGCCGTCGCGCTGGTCGACGACGAACTCCGGTACCAGACCATCGGCGGCACGCCGCTCAATGCGGCCGACGTTACGACCGGCTCGCAAAACGGGACGTTAGTCGAAGAAGTGCTCACACCGCCGCTGGCCGCCGAACTCGTCCCGCGCTACGAGGCCGCGCTTGAGGGCGAGTCCGACTCGTTCGAACTCGACCTCGACGGGCAGGTGTACCAGTTTCAGTTCGTTCCGATTCACGACGACGACGGCGACGTCTTCGCCGCGCTGGGCATGTCACAGGACATCACGGAGCGCCGGGGGTACGAGCGGAAACTCGAGGAGTCCAACGAGCGGTTAGAGCAGTTCGCCTACGCCGCCAGTCACGACCTCCAGGAGCCGCTGCGGATGGTCACGAGCTACCTGCAGTTGATCGAGCGCCGGTACGAGGACGCCCTGGACGACGACGGCCGGGAGTTCATCGAGTTCGCCGTCGACGGCGCCGATCGGATGCGCGAGATGATCGACGGCCTCCTCGAGTACTCCCGCATCGAAACGCAGGGCGATCCGTTCGAGCCCGTCGATCTGGATCCCGTCCTCACCGACGTGCTGGACGACCTCACGATCCAGATCGCGGAGAGCGACGCCGAGATCGCGGTAGGTCCGCTCCCGCGAGTCGTGGGCGACCCCAGCCAGTTGCGGCAGGTGTTCCAGAACCTCCTCGACAACGCGATCGAATACAGCGGCGACGAACCGCCTCGCGTTCACGTCGCGGCCGAGCGGGCGGGATCGATGTGGGAGGTGTCGGTCCGCGACGAGGGGATCGGTATCGATTCCGAGGACACGGAACGGGTCTTCGAGGTGTTCCAGCGCCTCCACAGCCGGAAGGAACACGACGGAACGGGTATCGGTCTCGCGCTCTGTCAGCGGATCGTCGAGCGCCACGGCGGCGAGATTCGGGTCGACTCCGAACGCGGCGAGGGAACGACGTTCTCGTTTACGCTGCCGACAGCCGGCGATCGCGGCGAGTGA
- a CDS encoding NAD-binding protein, translating to MLERLRTRGGRVAIWIVVTVALTSIVTSLVAIVTGPTIRATGTLGTVQSIAEFSGAVIGFVLLVAAWGMRRGYRLAYVAAAGLVVLAAGHGVVQFRLQSVPLVVIGSGGFVVLLLTSDQFTRSSSLSGAQLGSLVSFVGVLCYGTVGAYALRDEFAELQTVVDAIYFTLVTASTVGYGDVHPTGYAARLFAISLVLLGPATVAVVVGSLLGPAVERYFTRVEQRAKVNLDSEHPRTVVVLGYDETAAPIVAELARRNATVRVVTTDADAVPTDDLDVDVLAGDPTEDRTLDRAGLDDAELVLAATADAAKNSYAVISARERTDARIVAFSDPGRENALERAGADAALAPEDLVVQATIGAAIGTAEPDAQSAASAASHSG from the coding sequence ATGCTCGAACGACTCCGAACGCGCGGGGGTCGCGTCGCCATCTGGATCGTCGTCACCGTCGCGCTCACGTCGATCGTGACCAGCCTCGTGGCGATCGTGACCGGGCCGACGATCAGGGCGACCGGCACGCTCGGCACCGTTCAGTCGATCGCCGAGTTCAGCGGCGCGGTCATCGGGTTCGTCCTGCTGGTCGCCGCCTGGGGGATGCGACGGGGCTACCGGCTGGCCTATGTCGCGGCGGCGGGCCTCGTCGTCCTCGCGGCCGGACACGGCGTCGTTCAGTTCCGGCTGCAGTCGGTTCCGCTCGTCGTCATCGGGAGCGGCGGCTTCGTCGTCCTGTTGCTGACGAGCGACCAGTTCACCCGATCGAGTTCGCTGAGCGGGGCCCAACTCGGAAGCCTGGTGTCGTTCGTGGGCGTGCTCTGTTACGGGACGGTCGGCGCGTACGCCCTCCGCGACGAGTTCGCCGAACTGCAGACCGTCGTCGACGCGATCTACTTCACGCTCGTAACCGCGAGCACGGTCGGCTACGGCGACGTCCACCCCACCGGATACGCGGCGCGGCTGTTCGCCATCTCGCTGGTCCTGCTCGGTCCGGCGACCGTCGCCGTCGTGGTCGGCAGTCTGCTCGGGCCGGCGGTCGAACGCTACTTCACCCGCGTCGAGCAACGGGCGAAGGTCAACCTCGACTCCGAACACCCGAGAACGGTCGTCGTCCTCGGCTACGACGAGACGGCCGCCCCGATCGTCGCGGAACTCGCGCGCCGAAACGCGACCGTCCGGGTCGTGACGACCGACGCGGACGCGGTCCCGACCGACGACCTCGACGTCGACGTGCTCGCCGGCGATCCCACCGAGGATCGGACGCTCGATCGGGCGGGACTCGACGACGCCGAGTTGGTGCTCGCCGCGACGGCTGACGCCGCCAAAAACAGCTACGCGGTGATCTCGGCCCGGGAACGGACGGACGCCCGCATCGTCGCGTTCTCCGACCCGGGACGGGAGAACGCGCTCGAACGCGCCGGTGCCGACGCCGCCCTCGCGCCGGAGGACCTCGTCGTTCAGGCGACGATCGGAGCCGCGATCGGGACCGCGGAGCCCGACGCTCAGTCGGCCGCGTCGGCGGCCTCCCACAGCGGGTAG
- a CDS encoding TIGR04024 family LLM class F420-dependent oxidoreductase: protein MTDRDVHLPVAAQPTVDSLVEYARRAEAGGYDCAWLPETWGRDAVTVLTAIAERTEEIDVGSSILNTYSRSPALLGQTAATLQEVSDGRFRLGVGPSGPVVIENWHGMAYGNPLRRTRETVEIVRQVLSGERVEYDGEDFSLSGFRLRCEPPDPAPPIEVTGMGPKAVELAGRFADGWHGIMLAPEGVEDRIADVERGAELGDRDPEDVSVTVGVTCCALGDAERARDLVRQHAAFYVGGMGTFYRDALVRQGYDVADEIHDAWQDGDRERALGLLSDDILDDLAAAGHPGAVRDRLERFEAIDGVDAVAVGFPRGADENEIVETMDAVAPNAD, encoded by the coding sequence ATGACAGATAGGGACGTCCACCTCCCGGTCGCCGCACAACCGACCGTCGACTCGCTCGTCGAGTACGCCCGACGCGCGGAGGCCGGCGGCTACGACTGCGCGTGGCTCCCCGAGACGTGGGGTCGCGACGCCGTGACCGTCCTGACGGCGATCGCCGAGCGGACCGAGGAGATCGACGTCGGATCGAGCATCCTCAACACCTACTCCCGATCGCCCGCGCTGCTCGGCCAGACGGCCGCGACGCTTCAGGAAGTATCAGACGGGCGATTTCGACTCGGAGTCGGCCCGAGCGGCCCGGTCGTGATCGAGAACTGGCACGGGATGGCCTACGGAAACCCGCTCAGACGGACCCGAGAAACCGTCGAAATCGTTCGACAGGTCCTTTCGGGTGAGCGGGTCGAGTACGACGGCGAGGACTTCTCGCTCTCCGGGTTCCGACTCCGCTGCGAGCCGCCCGACCCCGCGCCCCCGATCGAAGTCACCGGTATGGGTCCGAAGGCGGTCGAACTCGCCGGCCGCTTCGCCGACGGCTGGCACGGCATCATGCTCGCGCCCGAGGGCGTCGAGGACCGAATCGCGGACGTCGAACGCGGCGCGGAACTGGGCGATCGCGACCCCGAGGACGTCTCCGTCACCGTCGGCGTCACCTGCTGCGCCCTCGGCGATGCAGAGCGCGCTCGCGACCTCGTCCGCCAACACGCCGCCTTCTACGTCGGCGGCATGGGGACGTTCTACCGCGACGCGCTCGTCCGGCAGGGGTACGACGTCGCCGACGAGATCCACGACGCCTGGCAGGACGGCGATCGCGAGCGCGCGCTCGGGCTCCTCTCCGACGACATCCTCGACGACCTCGCCGCCGCGGGGCATCCCGGAGCCGTCCGCGATCGACTGGAACGGTTCGAAGCGATCGATGGAGTGGACGCGGTCGCGGTCGGCTTCCCCCGCGGCGCCGACGAGAACGAGATCGTCGAGACGATGGACGCGGTGGCCCCGAACGCGGACTGA
- a CDS encoding AIR synthase family protein produces the protein MPGKVGPDELLAHVFDRTGTAAADETVVQGAAYGEDAAAIDWPGADTLVVSSDPISLAAADVGTLGVAIACNDVAASGADPRWLTVVALLPDEDAPLEAITSDLHAAARDVGAAIVGGHTEYVDQLDRPLLSLTAMGATDAFLPTGGAEPGDRVVLTKAAGVEGTAILAADFGDDLGVDPEIRERAQAFLEELSVVPDARIVREYATAMHDPTEGGVAAGLLELARASAVRIEVERDAVPVRDETAALCDAAGVDPLRIFGSGALLATVPQADVSDVLDALSDAEIDAADIGRVEPAGVDDEGDGSGESEESGAADEDEARESAAGLVLGRELLTDAIEDDLYPLWEAADAAD, from the coding sequence ATGCCCGGCAAAGTTGGCCCGGACGAACTGCTCGCGCACGTGTTCGATCGGACGGGGACGGCCGCGGCCGACGAGACGGTGGTGCAGGGGGCCGCGTACGGCGAGGACGCCGCCGCGATCGACTGGCCCGGCGCGGACACGCTCGTCGTCAGCTCCGATCCGATCTCGCTGGCCGCCGCGGACGTGGGAACGCTCGGCGTCGCGATCGCCTGCAACGACGTCGCCGCGTCGGGAGCCGACCCGCGCTGGCTCACGGTCGTCGCGTTGCTCCCCGACGAGGACGCCCCGCTCGAGGCGATCACGTCGGACCTCCACGCGGCCGCCCGCGACGTCGGAGCCGCGATCGTCGGCGGCCACACGGAGTACGTCGACCAGCTCGATCGGCCGCTGCTCTCGCTGACCGCGATGGGGGCGACCGACGCGTTCCTTCCGACCGGCGGCGCCGAACCCGGCGATCGGGTCGTCCTCACGAAGGCGGCAGGCGTCGAGGGAACGGCGATCCTCGCGGCCGACTTCGGCGACGACCTCGGCGTCGATCCGGAGATTCGCGAGCGCGCCCAGGCGTTCCTCGAGGAGCTCAGCGTCGTCCCCGACGCCCGTATCGTCCGCGAGTACGCGACCGCGATGCACGACCCGACGGAGGGCGGTGTCGCGGCCGGCCTGCTCGAACTCGCGCGAGCCTCGGCGGTTCGCATCGAGGTGGAGCGGGACGCGGTGCCGGTCCGCGATGAGACGGCCGCCCTCTGCGACGCGGCGGGCGTCGATCCGCTGCGGATCTTCGGCTCCGGAGCGCTGCTCGCGACCGTCCCGCAGGCGGACGTGAGCGACGTCCTCGACGCGCTATCGGACGCGGAAATCGACGCCGCCGACATCGGACGCGTCGAGCCGGCCGGCGTGGATGACGAGGGCGACGGGAGCGGAGAGAGCGAAGAGAGCGGAGCGGCCGACGAGGACGAAGCGCGCGAATCGGCGGCCGGCCTCGTCCTCGGGCGCGAACTGCTCACCGACGCGATCGAGGACGACCTCTACCCGCTGTGGGAGGCCGCCGACGCGGCCGACTGA
- a CDS encoding lactate 2-monooxygenase, with amino-acid sequence MTGDAPEYGPNRQEEVYRRGMLEGEPPEFPVSYEDLEDRAREELTERAFAYVAGGAGSESTVDANDRAFDEWRIVPRILRDVSDRDLSVDLFGREVPAPVLLAPIGVQSILHDEAELAVARASRDLDVPMICSSVSSYTLEEIADELGDGPNWFQLYWSSDRAVAASFLERAEATGYDAIVVTLDTPKMGWRERDIELAYLPFLEGQGIKNYFEDEAFLDRLDTDEPWADPEASLESFIDCFGDASLTWDDLEFLREHTDLPIVLKGVLHPDDAREAIDRGMDGVVVSNHGGRQVDGAIPALEALPEVVDAIGDEATVLFDSGVRRGSDVFRAVALGADAVLLGRPYAYGLGIGGEDGVRAVLENLLADLDLTVGLSGRASIDEIDRSTVRRAGSDDR; translated from the coding sequence ATGACAGGAGACGCTCCCGAGTACGGACCGAATCGACAGGAGGAGGTGTACCGACGCGGCATGCTCGAAGGCGAGCCGCCCGAGTTCCCCGTCTCCTACGAGGATCTCGAGGACCGCGCCCGCGAGGAACTGACCGAGCGGGCGTTCGCCTACGTCGCCGGCGGCGCGGGTTCGGAGTCGACCGTCGACGCCAACGATCGGGCCTTCGACGAGTGGCGGATCGTCCCGCGGATCCTGCGGGACGTCTCCGATCGCGACCTCTCGGTCGACCTCTTCGGGCGCGAGGTTCCGGCTCCCGTGTTGCTCGCCCCGATCGGCGTCCAGTCGATCCTCCACGACGAGGCCGAACTGGCCGTCGCGCGAGCGAGTCGCGACCTCGACGTGCCGATGATCTGCAGTTCCGTCTCGTCGTACACGCTGGAGGAGATCGCGGACGAACTCGGCGACGGACCGAACTGGTTCCAGCTCTACTGGAGTTCCGATCGGGCGGTTGCGGCCAGCTTCCTCGAACGCGCGGAGGCCACGGGGTACGACGCGATCGTCGTCACGCTCGATACGCCGAAGATGGGCTGGCGCGAGCGCGACATCGAACTCGCCTACCTGCCCTTCCTCGAGGGGCAGGGCATCAAGAACTACTTCGAGGACGAGGCGTTCCTCGATCGGCTCGACACCGACGAGCCGTGGGCCGATCCCGAGGCCTCGCTCGAGTCGTTCATCGACTGCTTCGGCGACGCCTCGCTCACGTGGGACGACCTCGAGTTCCTTCGCGAGCACACCGATCTGCCGATCGTTCTCAAGGGCGTCCTCCACCCCGACGACGCCCGCGAGGCGATCGATCGCGGGATGGACGGCGTGGTCGTCTCGAATCACGGCGGCCGACAGGTCGACGGCGCGATCCCCGCGCTCGAGGCGCTACCCGAGGTCGTCGACGCGATCGGCGACGAGGCGACCGTGCTGTTCGACAGCGGCGTCCGCCGCGGCAGCGACGTGTTCCGGGCGGTTGCACTGGGCGCCGACGCGGTCCTGCTGGGTCGTCCGTACGCCTACGGACTCGGGATCGGCGGCGAAGACGGCGTCCGCGCGGTCCTCGAAAACCTGCTCGCCGACCTCGATCTGACCGTGGGTCTCTCGGGCCGTGCGAGCATCGACGAGATCGATCGATCGACGGTCCGGCGGGCCGGGAGCGACGATCGATGA
- a CDS encoding SDR family NAD(P)-dependent oxidoreductase, translating into MSTDQFGVDGDVAIVTGASSGIGKAIAERFAADGVDVAICSREQENVDPVAEEIEASDRPGRALAVECDVTDREAVDAFVEATVEEFGGLDVLVNNAGASFMASFDDISENGWKTIVDINVHGTYHCTHAAAEHLKDGGGTVVNLASVAGQQGSPYMSHYGASKAAVVNFTKSLSYEWAGDDVRVNCIAPGFVATPGVESQMGVSADNIQRDEVERRIGTVEEIADLAQFLASPASSYVVGETITAQGVPRVEESHEV; encoded by the coding sequence GTGAGTACCGACCAGTTCGGCGTCGACGGCGACGTCGCCATCGTCACCGGCGCCTCGAGCGGCATCGGGAAGGCGATCGCGGAACGATTCGCCGCCGACGGCGTCGACGTCGCGATCTGCTCGCGCGAGCAGGAGAACGTCGACCCCGTCGCGGAGGAGATCGAAGCGAGCGATCGGCCGGGTCGGGCGCTGGCGGTCGAGTGCGACGTGACCGATCGCGAGGCCGTTGACGCGTTCGTCGAGGCGACCGTCGAGGAGTTCGGCGGGCTCGACGTGCTGGTGAACAACGCAGGCGCCTCGTTCATGGCTTCCTTCGACGACATCTCGGAGAACGGCTGGAAGACGATCGTCGATATCAACGTCCACGGGACCTACCACTGCACCCACGCCGCCGCGGAGCACTTAAAGGACGGCGGCGGGACCGTCGTCAATCTCGCGAGCGTCGCGGGCCAGCAGGGATCGCCGTATATGAGCCACTACGGCGCGTCGAAGGCCGCCGTCGTCAACTTCACGAAGTCACTCTCCTACGAGTGGGCCGGCGACGACGTCCGAGTCAACTGCATCGCGCCCGGGTTCGTCGCGACCCCTGGCGTCGAGAGCCAAATGGGCGTCTCGGCCGACAACATCCAGCGCGACGAGGTCGAGCGTCGCATCGGTACGGTCGAGGAGATCGCCGACCTCGCGCAGTTCCTCGCGAGCCCCGCGTCGTCGTACGTCGTCGGCGAAACGATCACCGCACAGGGCGTGCCTCGGGTCGAGGAATCGCACGAGGTATAG